One Scleropages formosus chromosome 8, fSclFor1.1, whole genome shotgun sequence DNA window includes the following coding sequences:
- the ttc14 gene encoding tetratricopeptide repeat protein 14 isoform X1 encodes MDRDLLRQCLSYHGQSLFALLGSEQSENAHFRLISADLAKAPCQRKDKNTDSSAVEQFIARKADLLFSPTWKSAVPAEEEWSEETEEAYAIMPPLEQFMDVHFEERRDLFYRDVERGDVVIGRINSIRDFGFFITLICMGGGLEREIEDLELTALCPIREVPSNGNHDDPLSYYQMGDLIRAGVKDIDRYHGKLTVSLHPSSLSPNLAKLKLGVISAEEMPLHYSRGLKVASSSSETYQKVLESSLGFSNPSNVEFLLGKLGISETQPPSLMRGLQSKNFSDEDYGTSIRKKQSASWALKCVKIGVDHFKSGRHVEAMNEYNKALEMDPDNVEALVARGALYATKGSLVKAMDDFELALKSCPSHRNAKKYLCQTLVERGGRLEEEEKLVTAESLYRKALALDENFKEAEDALQRLQVHIQKSLKLREEEAAKEQKKSKNVETSAEKLRKILKEEKR; translated from the exons AAAGATAAAAATACTGACAGCTCGGCTGTGGAGCAGTTCATCGCTCGGAAAGCAGATCTCCTCTTTTCGCCGACATGGAAGTCAGCTGTGCCTGCTGAGGAGGAGTGGTCGGAGGAAACGGAAG AGGCCTACGCCATCATGCCCCCGCTGGAGCAGTTCATGGATGTTCATTTCGAGGAGAGAAGGGACCTGTTCTACCGAGACGTGGAGCGTGGGGACGTGGTGATTGGGCGAATCAACTCCATCCGGGATTTCGGTTTCTTCATCACTCTGATTTGCATGGGTGGAGGGCTCGAGAGGGAAATCGAGGACCTGGAGCTGACG GCCCTGTGCCCCATCAGAGAAGTTCCGTCTAACGGGAATCACGATGACCCGCTCTCCTACTATCAGATGGGAGACCTAATACGAG ctgggGTGAAGGATATTGATCGTTACCATGGGAAGCTCACCGTGTCACTGCACCCGTCTTCCCTGTCACCAAATTTAGCCAAACTGAAACTTGGGGTCATCAGTGCAGAGGAAATGCCATTGCACTACAG TCGGGGCTTGAAAGTGGCCAGCAGTAGTTCTGAAACGTATCAGAAAGTTTTGGAAAGCTCGCTGGGTTTCTCCAACCCTTCTAATGTAGAGTTTCTTCTGGGGAAGCTGGGAATTAGTGAAACGCAGCCACCTTCGCTGATGCGGGGGCTACAGAG CAAAAATTTCTCGGATGAGGATTATGGAACCTCTATCAGAAAGAAACAGTCTGCGTCTTGGGCATTGAAATG TGTGAAGATAGGAGTGGACCACTTCAAATCAGGCCGCCATGTGGAAGCCATGAACGAGTACAACAAGGCCCTGGAGATGGACCCAGATAACGTGGAAGCACTGGTTGCTCGAGGAGCCCT GTATGCGACAAAGGGGAGCTTAGTGAAGGCAATGGATGATTTCGAGCTTGCCTTGAAGAGCTGCCCCAGTCACAGAAATGCGAAGAAGTACCTCTGCCAGACACTGGTGGAACGTGGTGGCCG actggaggaagaggagaagctgGTCACAGCGGAGAGTCTGTACAGGAAAGCGTTGGCCTTGGATGAGAATTTCAAGGAAGCGGAGGATGCTTTGCAGAGACTTCAGGTGCACATCCAG AAATCCCTGAAACTGCGAGAAGAGGAGGCggcaaaagaacagaaaaaatctaaaaatgtgGAGACAAGTGCAGAAAAATTACGTAAAATcctaaaagaagaaaaaaggtaa
- the ttc14 gene encoding tetratricopeptide repeat protein 14 isoform X2, translating to MDRDLLRQCLSYHGQSLFALLGSEQSENAHFRLISADLAKAPCQRKDKNTDSSAVEQFIARKADLLFSPTWKSAVPAEEEWSEETEEAYAIMPPLEQFMDVHFEERRDLFYRDVERGDVVIGRINSIRDFGFFITLICMGGGLEREIEDLELTALCPIREVPSNGNHDDPLSYYQMGDLIRAGVKDIDRYHGKLTVSLHPSSLSPNLAKLKLGVISAEEMPLHYSRGLKVASSSSETYQKVLESSLGFSNPSNVEFLLGKLGISETQPPSLMRGLQSKNFSDEDYGTSIRKKQSASWALKCVKIGVDHFKSGRHVEAMNEYNKALEMDPDNVEALVARGALYATKGSLVKAMDDFELALKSCPSHRNAKKYLCQTLVERGGRLEEEEKLVTAESLYRKALALDENFKEAEDALQRLQVHIQKSLKLREEEAAKEQKKSKNVETSAEKLRKILKEEKRMKRKKRRSSSSSSSSSTSSSTSRDSSSSSGGRRKSKKRKRKGRRSSRNRKKRHRRVSSHDRSVGSKEEWYPAPANTSASFINEKQEVSRLLDEQSWPEGCGTSQVQRRRSRPSVSSSSLGGQDDSRGRFEDDPFDGPSQQTDHCRGRGDGCLVSPSGSEAGLRERKWSCGERVQRKESSSRHQEQDSLGKMRNKRYSSSSVGSEPSRRADSHTDGHSAQSGSCRRSDGSRYDNRGATNQKGEPRDKRYSDECDPRASGDTSQNGKVSSEGSVRKNVPATLLDIFSQIAQFEKEKLNKAKM from the exons AAAGATAAAAATACTGACAGCTCGGCTGTGGAGCAGTTCATCGCTCGGAAAGCAGATCTCCTCTTTTCGCCGACATGGAAGTCAGCTGTGCCTGCTGAGGAGGAGTGGTCGGAGGAAACGGAAG AGGCCTACGCCATCATGCCCCCGCTGGAGCAGTTCATGGATGTTCATTTCGAGGAGAGAAGGGACCTGTTCTACCGAGACGTGGAGCGTGGGGACGTGGTGATTGGGCGAATCAACTCCATCCGGGATTTCGGTTTCTTCATCACTCTGATTTGCATGGGTGGAGGGCTCGAGAGGGAAATCGAGGACCTGGAGCTGACG GCCCTGTGCCCCATCAGAGAAGTTCCGTCTAACGGGAATCACGATGACCCGCTCTCCTACTATCAGATGGGAGACCTAATACGAG ctgggGTGAAGGATATTGATCGTTACCATGGGAAGCTCACCGTGTCACTGCACCCGTCTTCCCTGTCACCAAATTTAGCCAAACTGAAACTTGGGGTCATCAGTGCAGAGGAAATGCCATTGCACTACAG TCGGGGCTTGAAAGTGGCCAGCAGTAGTTCTGAAACGTATCAGAAAGTTTTGGAAAGCTCGCTGGGTTTCTCCAACCCTTCTAATGTAGAGTTTCTTCTGGGGAAGCTGGGAATTAGTGAAACGCAGCCACCTTCGCTGATGCGGGGGCTACAGAG CAAAAATTTCTCGGATGAGGATTATGGAACCTCTATCAGAAAGAAACAGTCTGCGTCTTGGGCATTGAAATG TGTGAAGATAGGAGTGGACCACTTCAAATCAGGCCGCCATGTGGAAGCCATGAACGAGTACAACAAGGCCCTGGAGATGGACCCAGATAACGTGGAAGCACTGGTTGCTCGAGGAGCCCT GTATGCGACAAAGGGGAGCTTAGTGAAGGCAATGGATGATTTCGAGCTTGCCTTGAAGAGCTGCCCCAGTCACAGAAATGCGAAGAAGTACCTCTGCCAGACACTGGTGGAACGTGGTGGCCG actggaggaagaggagaagctgGTCACAGCGGAGAGTCTGTACAGGAAAGCGTTGGCCTTGGATGAGAATTTCAAGGAAGCGGAGGATGCTTTGCAGAGACTTCAGGTGCACATCCAG AAATCCCTGAAACTGCGAGAAGAGGAGGCggcaaaagaacagaaaaaatctaaaaatgtgGAGACAAGTGCAGAAAAATTACGTAAAATcctaaaagaagaaaaaag aatgaaaagaaaaaagaggaggtcatcatcatcatcatcttcctcctccaccaGCTCATCCACATCTAGGgactcttcctcctcttctggcGGTCGCAGGAAATCCAAGAAGAGGAAGCGCAAAGGGAGGCGATCATCACGCAACCGTAAGAAACGTCACCGGCGGGTTTCGTCCCACGATAGGAGTGTGGGCAGCAAAGAGGAGTGGTACCCCGCTCCGGCCAACACGTCAGCCTCTTTCATCAATGAGAAGCAGGAGGTGTCTAGATTGCTTGATGAGCAGAGTTGGCCAGAGGGCTGTGGTACTTCTCAGGTTCAGCGTAGGAGATCACGGCCTTCTGTTTCGTCTTCTTCACTTGGAGGCCAGGATGACAGCAGAGGTAGGTTTGAAGATGACCCCTTTGATGGCCCGTCACAGCAGACGGATCATTGTCGAGGAAGAGGGGATGGGTGTTTGGTTTCCCCCAGTGGGAGTGAGGCAGGGCTACGTGAGAGGAAGTGGAGTTGTGGGGAGAGAGTTCAGAGGAAGGAGAGCTCCAGTAGGCACCAGGAACAGGACAGCTTGGgtaaaatgagaaacaaaaggTATTCGTCCTCCTCGGTGGGCTCGGAGCCCTCTCGTAGGGCCGACAGTCACACAGATGGGCACTCTGCGCAAAGTGGCAGTTGTAGGCGATCGGACGGCAGCAGGTACGATAACCGAGGAGCCACCAATCAAAAAGGGGAACCCAGGGACAAGAGGTACTCTGATGAATGTGATCCCAGAGCATCTGGTGACACGTCACAAAACGGAAAAGTATCTTCAGAAGGAAGTGTGAGAAAAAATGTGCCGGCCACCTTGCTTGACATTTTCAGCCAGATAGCTCAGTTTGAGAAGGAAAAGCTCAACAAGGCAAAAATGTGA